Genomic DNA from Longimicrobium sp.:
GTGGCGGGGGTGATCTCCAGCCGCGCCACGTTGTCGGCCACCACCTCTACCTCCACCACGCCGGATGCCGCGCCCGCGCCTGCGGTGACGCGTGCGCGGCCGGGCGCCACGGCCTGCACGACGCCGGCCTCGTTCACCCGCGCCACCGAAGGGAGGGAGCTGGCCCAGTTGAAGGCGTCCTCGCGGGAGTGGCCCGCCACGGAGAAGGACGTGGCCGACAGGCGCAGCCGCTGCCCCACCACCAGCCGCGTGCTTCCCGGGGTCACCTCCACGCGCGCCGCGGGGCCGGGAACCATCCGCACCTCCACCCGGTGCAGTGCCGGGCGGCTCCCCGGCACCAGCACCACCACCGAAACCGGCAGCGTCCCGGTGCCGCCGGAGCGCACCATCCCGATGCTGTCGACCTTCCCCTCGAACCGGCCGCCGGCGGGGCGGAACACGATGCGCGCCCCCGGCACCGGACGGCCCTGCGCGTCCAGCGCTTCGGCCCGGAGCTGCAGGGAATCGTATGCGGCGATCACCGGGGCGGCGGGGGTCACGCGGATCTGCGCGACCGGGGAGGGCGGCGCCGCCGGCTGCTGCTGGAACGCGGCGGCCAGCACGAACATCTTCAGGAGCATGGAAGGGTCTCCACGGCGGGGGGGCGGGTACACGCGAAAGGGACAGGATAAGCGGAAATCCGGCGCCCCGGCAACGGTCCCGGTTTCTCGAAGGCAAACGGGGACGCCCTCCGGCTGGAGAGCGTCCCCGTCATGTTTCCACCGAAACTATGTCTCAGCCCACCAGCTCGGTGCCGCTGAAGAAGAAGGCGATCTCGATGGCGGCGTTCTCGTCGCTGTCGGAGCCGTGCACCGCGTTGCGGCCCTTGTTCTCCGCGTACAGCTTGCGGATGGTGCCCTCCGCAGCCTCGGCCGGGTCGGTGCTGCCGATGGTCTCGCGCCACAGGGCCACCGCGTTGTCGGCCTCCAGCGCCAGGACCACGGACGGGCCGCTGGACATGAACTCCACGAGCTCGCCGTAGAACCCGCGCTCCGCGTGCACCTCGTAGAACTTCTGCGCCTGCGGAAGGCTGATCTGCGTGAGCTTCATGCCCAAAATGCGGAAGCCCGCCTTCTGGACGTGGGCGATGATGTTGCCGGCATGGCCGTTCTGCACGGCGTCGGGCTTGATGATGGCGAAAGTACGTGCCATGAGAGATCTATCCTTCGTGGTCAGGGTCTACGGGAGCCGCGGCGAACCCGAACACCTTGCGCAGGATGTCGCCGCGGGTCAAAAAGCCGGTCAGCTGCCCATCGTGCACCACCGGCAGGCGCTCGATGTCCTTGCTCACCAGCATGCCGGTCACTTCGGCCAGCGCCTGGTCTTCGGA
This window encodes:
- the ndk gene encoding nucleoside-diphosphate kinase — its product is MARTFAIIKPDAVQNGHAGNIIAHVQKAGFRILGMKLTQISLPQAQKFYEVHAERGFYGELVEFMSSGPSVVLALEADNAVALWRETIGSTDPAEAAEGTIRKLYAENKGRNAVHGSDSDENAAIEIAFFFSGTELVG